In a single window of the Terriglobus roseus genome:
- a CDS encoding SpoIIE family protein phosphatase has translation MSQIHSSTAITDQSSVGEARRTALQHALALGFDEERRSNIGIAVTEMATNALIHGQGGEILLCPSGELNGPSWLDVLALDAGQGIRDMARAMEDGFSTAGTAGQGLGAVKRLADETSLFSIEGKGTVNWARFHLGSLPVASQVGVVSIPVKGETKCGDGYVLHLDGRRSLYMVVDGLGHGAGANEAALEAMATVRQYSGDTAAELLLRSHEALKKTRGAAMSVAIVDHERKICTYAGVGNVTGVLIAGSSSRTMVSQNGTLGAVLPRNVQEYTYPVEPNTLLLMFSDGLNTRSELGSYAGVQHRHPMMMAGLLYRDFTRRRDDATVMVAPVGRAPEVPFA, from the coding sequence TTGTCGCAGATACATAGCTCCACGGCGATCACCGATCAAAGCTCCGTGGGTGAGGCTCGCCGCACGGCGTTGCAGCATGCGCTGGCGCTGGGCTTCGATGAGGAGCGCCGCAGCAACATTGGCATTGCCGTTACAGAGATGGCCACGAACGCTCTCATCCACGGGCAGGGTGGCGAGATTCTTTTGTGTCCCTCCGGCGAACTGAATGGACCCTCATGGCTCGACGTCCTGGCGCTCGATGCGGGGCAGGGCATCCGTGACATGGCGCGAGCGATGGAGGATGGCTTCTCCACTGCAGGCACCGCCGGGCAGGGCCTGGGTGCGGTCAAGCGACTGGCGGATGAGACTTCGCTCTTCTCCATTGAAGGGAAGGGCACGGTGAACTGGGCACGCTTCCACCTCGGTTCCCTGCCCGTCGCGTCGCAGGTCGGCGTGGTCAGCATTCCCGTCAAGGGCGAGACGAAGTGCGGTGACGGCTATGTTCTGCATCTGGACGGCAGACGTTCGCTCTATATGGTCGTCGACGGTCTCGGCCACGGCGCCGGCGCGAACGAAGCGGCGCTGGAAGCGATGGCGACTGTCCGGCAGTATTCCGGCGACACGGCGGCCGAGCTTCTGCTGCGGTCCCACGAAGCGCTGAAGAAGACACGGGGCGCAGCGATGTCCGTGGCGATCGTGGATCACGAACGCAAGATCTGCACCTATGCGGGCGTGGGCAATGTGACCGGCGTGCTGATCGCGGGATCATCAAGCCGCACGATGGTTTCGCAGAACGGCACGCTGGGCGCGGTGCTGCCACGCAACGTGCAGGAGTACACCTACCCGGTCGAACCCAACACCCTGCTGCTGATGTTCTCTGACGGCCTGAACACCCGTTCGGAACTCGGCAGCTATGCCGGTGTGCAGCATCGTCATCCCATGATGATGGCTGGTTTGTTGTACCGGGATTTCACCCGCCGCCGCGACGATGCAACGGTGATGGTAGCCCCTGTGGGCAGGGCTCCGGAGGTTCCATTCGCATGA
- a CDS encoding ATP-binding response regulator gives MRTAAMSNDRGVGRILLIDDQESTRYIFHRILSRAGYVVDEAQTGREGLAKAMMLPDLVICDVNLPDMLGYDVSRRLKSNPLTLNIPVLQVSAAFFSDESRVQALDGGADSYLTQPVDPTVLVAQVNALLRMRRAESLSSLSALQWKTTFDALSDGVALANADGVLVRVNSTFLSLMDMVSSDAEGKSLAVIFEEKFGQPFAEFLREAGSGAPAEMVYRDRWLRVRYDRILNDANVESGLILLIADITDQKKLQETLKLSERLAATGRLAHVIAHEINNPLEAMQNLLYLAQMETTPPGDVEAYLHQASEELTRISQITKQVLAYHRGSPQPVLTRSDEILESVLALFRTMFIHGRVELEMKTDCNIPVMLHPGEIRQVLSNIVSNALDAMGGGHGCRLQTRCITSTEEGTGRRGVRFLFSDNGPGIPTEVLPRIFEAFYTTKDSKGSGVGLWLSAEVIGKHRGSVRVRTRTGGKYHGTLFDVFLPLPSDDLQP, from the coding sequence ATGCGAACGGCAGCCATGTCTAACGATCGCGGCGTCGGCCGCATCCTGCTCATCGATGACCAGGAGTCCACGCGCTACATCTTTCACCGCATCCTGAGCCGTGCTGGATATGTGGTCGATGAGGCTCAGACGGGGCGCGAAGGCCTGGCCAAGGCCATGATGCTTCCGGACCTGGTGATCTGCGACGTCAACCTGCCGGACATGCTGGGCTATGACGTGAGTCGCAGGCTGAAGTCGAATCCCCTTACGTTGAACATCCCGGTCCTGCAGGTCTCGGCGGCATTCTTTAGCGATGAGAGCCGCGTGCAGGCGCTGGACGGCGGTGCAGACAGTTATCTGACGCAGCCGGTCGATCCGACGGTCCTGGTCGCGCAGGTCAATGCGCTGCTGCGGATGCGCCGGGCTGAAAGTCTCTCCTCGCTATCCGCACTGCAATGGAAGACGACCTTCGACGCGCTGAGCGACGGCGTGGCACTGGCCAATGCGGACGGCGTTCTTGTGCGTGTGAACAGCACCTTCCTGTCGCTGATGGACATGGTCTCCTCCGACGCAGAAGGGAAATCGCTGGCGGTGATCTTTGAAGAGAAGTTCGGGCAGCCGTTTGCCGAGTTTCTGCGTGAGGCTGGGTCCGGCGCGCCGGCGGAGATGGTCTACCGCGACCGCTGGCTGCGTGTGCGCTACGACCGCATCCTGAACGATGCCAATGTTGAGAGTGGCCTGATCCTGCTGATCGCAGACATCACCGACCAGAAGAAGCTGCAGGAGACGCTGAAGCTGAGCGAGCGGCTGGCGGCAACGGGCCGGTTGGCCCATGTGATCGCGCATGAGATCAATAACCCTCTGGAAGCCATGCAAAACCTGTTGTACCTGGCGCAGATGGAAACCACGCCGCCAGGGGATGTTGAGGCGTATCTTCACCAGGCGTCTGAGGAACTTACCCGCATCAGCCAGATCACCAAGCAGGTGCTGGCCTATCACCGCGGGTCTCCGCAGCCTGTCCTTACCCGCTCGGACGAGATTCTTGAGAGCGTCCTCGCGCTCTTCCGGACCATGTTTATCCACGGGCGGGTGGAGCTGGAGATGAAGACCGACTGCAACATACCCGTGATGCTGCATCCCGGTGAGATTCGGCAGGTGCTTAGCAACATCGTCTCCAACGCGCTGGATGCCATGGGCGGTGGTCACGGCTGCAGGCTGCAAACGCGGTGCATCACGTCCACGGAAGAGGGAACAGGGCGCCGGGGGGTGCGATTCCTGTTCAGTGACAACGGCCCGGGTATCCCCACGGAAGTCCTGCCGCGTATCTTCGAGGCCTTCTACACCACGAAGGATTCGAAGGGTTCGGGCGTCGGCCTGTGGCTCAGTGCTGAGGTGATTGGGAAGCACCGCGGCAGCGTCCGCGTCCGAACCCGTACGGGCGGGAAATACCACGGCACGCTGTTCGATGTCTTCCTGCCACTGCCGTCGGATGACCTCCAGCCGTAA
- a CDS encoding anti-sigma regulatory factor, producing the protein MALKSETFPVRTSDDVVRVRQIVRSWTAELKFSLVDMTKFVTATSELARNTLEHGGGGTMTASMVENGPKKGIRLVFHDEGPGIPNMELALRDGYTTGGGMGLGLSGSKRLVNEFDISSEPGRGTTVTIIRWK; encoded by the coding sequence ATGGCGTTGAAGTCTGAGACGTTTCCGGTAAGGACGTCGGATGATGTGGTTCGCGTCCGCCAGATCGTGCGGTCGTGGACTGCCGAACTGAAGTTCAGCCTGGTGGACATGACGAAGTTCGTCACAGCCACCAGCGAACTGGCGCGCAACACGCTGGAACACGGCGGCGGCGGCACCATGACTGCATCCATGGTTGAGAACGGCCCGAAGAAGGGCATCAGGCTGGTCTTTCACGACGAAGGTCCGGGCATCCCGAACATGGAACTTGCTCTGCGCGATGGCTACACCACGGGCGGCGGCATGGGTCTCGGGCTAAGCGGCAGCAAGCGTCTTGTGAACGAATTCGATATTTCGAGTGAACCGGGACGCGGTACGACGGTGACGATTATTCGTTGGAAGTAA
- a CDS encoding pyridoxal phosphate-dependent aminotransferase — MSKLRTSALAPGSVQSEIRAMSLLADEVGGINMAQGICDTEVPLVVREAAESAIDEGHNIYTRQDGILRLRKAIAADWQRRNAITLDPEREVMVTSGATGAFYSAALALLDAGDEAILFEPLYGYHAGTLRSMSVTPVIVPLTYGSWALDIDVVRAAITPKTRLIVINTPSNPAGKVFTRTELQALAELAIEHDLFVFSDEIYEHFVYPGHEHISIATLPGMRSRTITLSGFSKTFSVTGWRVGSLVADAKWTPSIGYFHDLTYVCAPAPFQHGCAAGLEQLPPSFYTGLASDHEAKRAKTLAALTDAGLTPHTPDGAYYILADATPLNGTTAAEKARDLLRRTGVAAVAGSAFFRKGGGENLLRFCYAKRDVDLDDACSRLRGLKDS, encoded by the coding sequence ATGAGTAAGCTGCGAACCAGTGCGCTTGCGCCGGGGTCGGTGCAGAGCGAGATCCGGGCGATGAGTCTGCTGGCCGACGAGGTCGGCGGCATCAACATGGCGCAGGGCATCTGCGATACCGAAGTTCCACTCGTCGTGCGGGAGGCCGCGGAGTCAGCCATCGATGAGGGCCACAACATCTACACGCGACAGGACGGCATCCTGCGGCTGCGGAAGGCCATTGCCGCGGACTGGCAGCGGCGGAACGCGATCACGCTCGATCCGGAGCGCGAGGTGATGGTGACCAGTGGTGCGACGGGCGCCTTCTACTCCGCCGCGCTGGCGCTGCTGGATGCGGGCGATGAGGCGATCCTGTTTGAGCCTCTCTACGGCTATCACGCGGGTACGCTGCGCAGCATGAGCGTTACGCCGGTCATCGTGCCGCTGACCTATGGAAGCTGGGCGCTCGACATCGACGTCGTCCGCGCGGCCATCACGCCGAAGACGCGGCTCATCGTCATCAACACGCCCTCCAATCCTGCCGGTAAGGTCTTCACGCGAACGGAGCTGCAGGCGCTCGCCGAACTCGCCATCGAGCATGACCTGTTCGTCTTTTCCGACGAGATCTACGAACACTTCGTCTATCCCGGCCACGAGCACATCAGCATCGCCACGCTACCGGGCATGCGCAGTCGAACCATCACGCTCTCGGGCTTCTCCAAGACTTTCAGCGTCACCGGCTGGCGTGTTGGATCGCTGGTGGCGGACGCGAAGTGGACACCTTCGATCGGCTACTTTCACGATCTGACCTACGTCTGCGCGCCCGCGCCGTTCCAGCATGGTTGCGCCGCCGGACTCGAGCAACTGCCGCCCAGCTTCTACACCGGCCTGGCGAGCGATCATGAGGCAAAGCGCGCAAAGACGCTCGCTGCACTCACCGATGCCGGCCTGACGCCGCACACACCCGATGGTGCGTATTACATCCTGGCTGATGCGACACCGTTGAACGGAACGACCGCAGCGGAAAAGGCGCGCGATCTCCTCCGGCGCACTGGCGTTGCCGCAGTCGCGGGGTCGGCGTTCTTCCGCAAGGGCGGCGGCGAGAACCTGCTGCGCTTCTGCTACGCCAAGCGTGATGTCGATCTGGATGATGCCTGCTCGCGATTGCGTGGACTGAAGGATTCTTAG
- a CDS encoding M20/M25/M40 family metallo-hydrolase: MRRIFTLATAALLLATLPAPAQKQADASLAAHVRADMDFLASDELHGRGSITRDEHLAAQYCAAVFEGLGLKPAGDDGTYLQKIPVDLSGMSARGKQRLAVYEDAPRNETWNAVAILPGTDPRLKDEVILLTAHLDHLGVLKTPVNGDAINNGADDDASGTTAVLNLARTLAAGKAPKRTVVFALFGSEEMGGYGAKGFLAKPPVPLQNLVANLEFEMIGRPDPLVPNGTLWLTGYERSNLGPELAKHGAKLVADPHPKENFFMRSDNIALARKGIVAQTVSSFGLHTDYHHVTDELRTIDFPYMTSAIAGMETSVRWLTDTSWRPEWLPGGKPDPNPAPPAAAPPVTK, from the coding sequence ATGCGACGTATCTTCACCCTGGCCACCGCGGCCCTCCTTCTCGCGACTCTTCCCGCACCCGCACAGAAACAAGCCGACGCATCGTTGGCCGCACACGTCCGGGCAGACATGGACTTTCTCGCCTCGGACGAGCTCCACGGTCGCGGCTCGATCACGCGTGATGAGCACCTGGCGGCACAGTATTGCGCTGCCGTCTTCGAAGGCCTTGGCCTGAAGCCTGCCGGAGATGACGGCACCTATCTCCAGAAGATTCCCGTCGACCTGTCCGGCATGAGTGCTCGCGGCAAGCAGCGCCTGGCCGTCTACGAAGACGCGCCACGCAACGAGACGTGGAACGCTGTCGCGATCCTTCCCGGCACCGACCCCAGGCTGAAGGATGAGGTCATCCTGCTGACCGCACACCTGGACCACCTGGGTGTGCTGAAAACGCCGGTGAACGGCGATGCCATCAACAACGGCGCAGACGATGACGCCAGCGGCACGACGGCGGTCCTGAACCTGGCACGCACGCTCGCCGCCGGCAAGGCGCCGAAGCGCACCGTGGTCTTCGCTCTCTTCGGCAGTGAAGAGATGGGCGGGTACGGCGCCAAAGGCTTCCTCGCAAAGCCTCCCGTGCCACTCCAAAACCTCGTCGCCAATCTTGAGTTCGAGATGATCGGCCGCCCCGACCCATTGGTCCCGAACGGCACACTGTGGCTCACCGGCTACGAACGCAGCAACCTTGGCCCGGAGCTCGCAAAGCACGGCGCCAAGCTTGTCGCGGATCCGCACCCGAAGGAAAACTTCTTCATGCGCAGCGATAACATCGCGCTCGCACGCAAGGGCATTGTGGCGCAGACCGTCTCCAGCTTTGGTCTGCACACCGACTACCACCACGTCACCGACGAATTGAGGACGATCGACTTCCCCTACATGACCAGCGCTATCGCGGGCATGGAGACGAGCGTTCGCTGGCTTACCGACACCAGCTGGAGACCCGAATGGCTTCCCGGCGGCAAGCCCGATCCCAACCCGGCACCACCCGCAGCCGCGCCTCCAGTCACGAAGTAA
- a CDS encoding ATP-binding protein → MTLQLHRLMLADERDVVSARQRGRSIAEALGFDHHDQIRIATAVSEIARNAFRYAKGGAVEFAVDADASMFRIGVTDTGGGIPHLDKVLGGSYKSTTGMGMGLLGTKRLMDEFTIETTTAGTSVQFAKALPAHRRNMDGAELQRLQGILARQHPATPIEELQTQNRELMRTLNELRERKEELLELNAELQDTNRGVVALYAELDERADYLRRASELKTSFLSNMSHEFRTPLNSIIALTRMLLDRMDGELNSDQEQQVRFVQRSAQELSEMVDDLLDLAKVEAGRLEVKPRSFRVDELFGALRGMLRPLLVDSSLNLVFQEPEELPVLFTDEQKVSQILRNFISNAIKFTPRGEVRVSARAGADGNIEFAVADTGIGISRTDLNIIFEEFGQIDSSLQKRVKGTGLGLPLSRKLAELLGGSVDVQSSVGEGSVFTLTVPGVYGGHAPEPELEVDLPGIDSDKKVVLIVEDNVETSFIYARYLSNAGFHPFAAPSVQYAKNVMEKVKPAAVILDVMLRAETTWDFLRELKSAPNPVPVLVISVVDDERRIFGAGADAYLNKPFTPDEMIAVISRLTSPADRVPILMIDDNEVSRYVLRGQIADTEYAVHEARDGREGIRMAATVRPAMIFLDFYMPGLNGMEVLKDLRSNEALKSIPVVLHSTKILEPTELEFFRSQGVTVFPKQMLTAPDAASRVEELIRTVTAHYIHANGSHV, encoded by the coding sequence ATGACCCTGCAACTGCATCGGCTGATGCTGGCGGACGAGCGTGATGTGGTCAGTGCACGGCAGCGTGGACGCTCCATTGCCGAAGCGCTTGGCTTCGATCATCACGACCAGATCCGCATTGCCACGGCCGTCAGCGAGATCGCGCGCAATGCCTTCCGCTACGCGAAGGGTGGCGCCGTGGAATTCGCCGTGGACGCCGACGCGAGCATGTTTCGCATCGGTGTAACAGACACCGGCGGCGGCATTCCACATCTGGACAAGGTGCTGGGCGGCAGCTACAAATCCACCACCGGCATGGGCATGGGGCTGCTTGGCACCAAGCGCCTGATGGATGAATTCACCATCGAAACCACGACGGCGGGAACGTCAGTGCAGTTTGCAAAGGCGCTGCCAGCGCATCGACGCAACATGGATGGTGCCGAGCTGCAGCGGCTGCAGGGTATTCTGGCGCGACAGCATCCGGCCACACCCATCGAAGAGCTGCAGACACAGAACCGCGAATTGATGCGGACGTTGAATGAACTTCGCGAACGCAAGGAAGAACTGCTGGAACTGAATGCGGAGCTGCAGGACACCAACCGCGGTGTGGTGGCGCTCTACGCTGAGCTCGATGAACGCGCGGATTACCTGCGCCGTGCCTCTGAGTTGAAGACCAGCTTCCTGTCGAACATGTCGCATGAGTTCCGCACGCCGCTGAATTCCATCATTGCGCTGACGCGCATGCTGCTGGACCGCATGGATGGCGAACTGAACAGCGACCAGGAGCAGCAGGTGCGCTTCGTTCAGCGCTCGGCACAGGAGCTGAGTGAGATGGTGGACGATCTGCTCGATCTTGCCAAGGTCGAGGCTGGCCGCCTGGAAGTGAAGCCCAGAAGCTTTCGCGTGGATGAGTTATTCGGAGCGCTCCGTGGCATGCTGCGGCCGCTGCTGGTAGACAGTTCGCTGAACCTGGTCTTTCAGGAACCGGAAGAACTGCCGGTCCTGTTTACGGATGAACAGAAGGTCTCGCAGATCCTGCGTAACTTCATCTCCAACGCCATTAAGTTCACGCCCCGTGGCGAGGTGCGCGTGTCCGCGCGAGCAGGTGCTGACGGCAACATCGAGTTCGCCGTGGCCGATACGGGTATCGGTATCTCGCGCACCGATCTCAACATCATCTTTGAAGAGTTCGGTCAGATCGACAGCAGTCTGCAAAAGCGCGTGAAGGGCACAGGCCTGGGCCTGCCACTGTCCCGCAAGCTGGCAGAACTGCTGGGTGGATCGGTCGATGTGCAGAGCTCCGTGGGCGAGGGGTCCGTCTTCACGCTGACGGTTCCAGGTGTCTACGGAGGCCACGCTCCGGAGCCGGAGCTCGAAGTGGATCTGCCAGGCATCGATTCAGACAAGAAGGTCGTCCTGATCGTTGAGGACAATGTTGAGACATCGTTCATCTATGCGCGATACCTCTCCAACGCCGGCTTCCATCCCTTCGCCGCACCTTCCGTGCAGTATGCGAAGAATGTCATGGAGAAGGTGAAGCCAGCGGCCGTCATCCTGGACGTGATGCTGCGAGCGGAAACGACCTGGGACTTCCTGCGGGAGCTGAAGTCCGCTCCCAATCCGGTGCCGGTGCTGGTGATCAGCGTGGTGGATGACGAGCGACGCATCTTCGGAGCCGGCGCGGATGCCTATCTGAACAAGCCGTTTACGCCCGATGAGATGATCGCCGTCATCTCGCGCCTGACCTCGCCTGCAGACCGCGTGCCGATCCTGATGATCGATGACAACGAGGTCTCACGGTACGTTCTGCGAGGTCAGATTGCGGATACGGAGTACGCCGTGCACGAGGCGAGGGATGGCCGCGAGGGCATCCGCATGGCTGCTACGGTGCGTCCGGCGATGATCTTCCTGGACTTCTACATGCCGGGCCTGAATGGCATGGAAGTGTTGAAGGATCTGCGCAGCAATGAAGCGCTGAAGAGCATCCCGGTGGTATTGCATTCCACCAAGATCCTCGAACCCACCGAGCTGGAGTTCTTCCGTTCGCAGGGAGTTACGGTTTTTCCGAAGCAGATGCTGACCGCGCCGGACGCAGCGTCGCGCGTGGAAGAACTGATTCGCACGGTCACCGCCCACTACATCCATGCGAACGGCAGCCATGTCTAA
- a CDS encoding alpha/beta hydrolase, giving the protein MQSILLAAARLVNGWNYNATVCVRAGMTFPQASPAGVPRWLLLLFALLLCGTGITPAQTVPANVVLRDPAPKTALTKWVSNGTSEPIALNLDGGTMRGWSFPAVRPNPDMPTLLFFYGSATILHDEPIFAAIAREGANVIVFDYRGYGFSSGTADVMHFRKDALAEYDYAAKRAGGPVVVYGYSLGTTMATYVASKRPVAGIILAGAIASAVEEFPVFLKAQGPAATDASRVPSDEAVEAFDGVGMVKNATAPLLVLHGEADEVVSIKQGREVFESSAAGEKRFMALQGIGHFDIISNDQAQTAVAEFLHRLTGD; this is encoded by the coding sequence ATGCAGAGCATCTTACTTGCGGCAGCGCGTTTGGTGAATGGATGGAACTACAACGCGACCGTTTGCGTAAGGGCAGGCATGACCTTCCCGCAAGCTTCTCCTGCAGGCGTCCCGCGCTGGCTTCTCTTGCTCTTCGCTCTGCTGCTTTGCGGCACAGGTATCACCCCTGCACAAACAGTCCCGGCAAACGTTGTGCTGCGGGACCCGGCTCCGAAGACGGCACTCACAAAGTGGGTCAGCAACGGCACCTCTGAACCCATTGCACTGAACCTGGACGGTGGGACCATGCGCGGCTGGAGCTTTCCAGCTGTGCGACCCAATCCTGACATGCCCACGTTGCTCTTCTTCTACGGGAGTGCAACGATCCTGCACGACGAACCCATCTTTGCGGCCATTGCGCGAGAGGGCGCCAACGTCATCGTCTTCGATTACCGCGGCTATGGTTTCAGCAGCGGCACAGCCGACGTCATGCACTTCCGGAAGGACGCGCTGGCGGAGTACGACTATGCCGCCAAGAGAGCAGGTGGCCCCGTCGTCGTCTACGGCTACTCGCTCGGAACCACTATGGCAACCTATGTTGCATCGAAGAGGCCGGTCGCGGGCATCATCCTTGCCGGGGCCATTGCATCCGCGGTCGAAGAGTTCCCGGTCTTCCTGAAGGCCCAGGGACCGGCTGCAACAGATGCTTCTCGCGTTCCATCCGATGAGGCTGTGGAAGCCTTCGATGGAGTCGGCATGGTGAAGAACGCCACCGCGCCGCTCCTGGTGCTGCATGGCGAAGCGGATGAGGTCGTGTCAATCAAGCAGGGCCGCGAGGTCTTTGAGTCCAGCGCCGCCGGTGAAAAGCGCTTTATGGCCTTGCAAGGGATCGGCCACTTCGACATCATCTCCAATGACCAGGCACAGACTGCCGTCGCAGAGTTCCTGCATCGCCTTACGGGCGACTGA
- a CDS encoding MarR family winged helix-turn-helix transcriptional regulator has product MFCYCAQARRLARVLTARYDMALAPADLTAAQFETLSLLQAVGTSTGRVLAERLLLSKTTLSRNVKPLIDAGLISARQGDEDARQTLYVLATKGRQRLAKALPLWQAAHNASLEMLGASAAPSQHALQQMTQALR; this is encoded by the coding sequence ATGTTCTGCTATTGCGCACAGGCACGCCGGTTGGCGCGCGTCCTGACCGCCCGCTATGACATGGCGCTGGCTCCCGCAGACCTTACCGCCGCGCAATTCGAAACACTGTCACTGCTGCAGGCAGTTGGTACCAGTACCGGTCGCGTCCTGGCGGAAAGGCTGCTGCTCAGCAAAACGACGCTGTCTCGCAATGTGAAGCCGCTGATTGATGCGGGCCTGATCTCCGCACGGCAAGGTGACGAAGATGCGCGACAGACTCTCTACGTGCTCGCGACGAAGGGACGACAGCGCCTGGCGAAGGCTCTGCCGCTGTGGCAGGCTGCGCATAACGCATCGCTAGAGATGCTCGGCGCCTCCGCCGCTCCCTCACAGCACGCGCTCCAGCAGATGACGCAGGCGTTGCGATGA
- a CDS encoding STAS domain-containing protein — protein MSAFQQVIQKNESAILSGWLDEMAGATRRGDLMNNTELKSQAAELLKLFAEASTTSQDVQSEAFAPIRSFLQDIAKSRMERGFTPAETAMFVLSLKQPIFHALRDALKANPAELLDENWAVGNLLDKLSMLTVDTAIGYREQTIARQQEEMLELSTPVVKLWDGVLALPLIGTLDSARTQVVMESLLSAIVETNSQVAIIDITGVPTVDTLVAQHLIKTITAARLMGADCFLSGIRPAIAQTIVHLGIDLADIQTKAKLSDAFAVALQRVGKAVVSVKSLAKSKEKEA, from the coding sequence GTGAGCGCTTTTCAGCAGGTGATCCAGAAGAATGAATCCGCCATCCTTTCCGGCTGGTTGGATGAGATGGCCGGGGCTACCCGGCGCGGCGACCTGATGAACAACACGGAGCTCAAAAGCCAGGCTGCTGAGTTGCTGAAACTGTTTGCCGAGGCCTCGACCACAAGCCAGGACGTGCAGTCCGAGGCGTTTGCGCCGATCCGGTCCTTCCTGCAGGACATTGCGAAGTCGCGCATGGAACGTGGCTTCACTCCGGCTGAGACAGCGATGTTTGTGCTGTCGCTGAAGCAGCCCATCTTCCACGCGCTGCGGGATGCGCTGAAAGCGAACCCGGCGGAGTTGCTGGATGAGAACTGGGCCGTAGGCAATCTGCTGGACAAGCTGTCGATGCTGACGGTGGACACTGCCATCGGCTACCGCGAACAGACGATTGCCCGCCAGCAGGAAGAGATGCTGGAGCTGTCGACCCCGGTGGTCAAGCTGTGGGACGGAGTTCTGGCGCTGCCGCTGATCGGCACGCTGGATTCCGCGCGCACCCAGGTCGTCATGGAGTCGCTGCTGTCGGCCATTGTAGAGACCAACAGCCAGGTAGCCATCATCGACATTACGGGCGTTCCTACCGTTGACACGCTGGTTGCGCAGCACCTCATTAAGACCATCACGGCGGCTCGCCTGATGGGTGCGGATTGCTTCCTGAGCGGCATTCGTCCGGCCATCGCGCAAACAATTGTTCACCTTGGCATCGACCTGGCGGACATCCAGACGAAGGCGAAACTCTCGGACGCCTTCGCCGTAGCGCTGCAGCGCGTTGGCAAGGCAGTTGTTTCCGTGAAATCACTCGCCAAGTCAAAGGAAAAGGAAGCCTAG
- a CDS encoding ubiquitin carboxyl-terminal hydrolase 14, which produces MARCTHTDQIQDVSPNTIGCEECLKIGGSWVHLRLCLSCGHVGCCDASIGKHATKHFRATDHPIMQSIEPGESWGWCYVDEVGLEFE; this is translated from the coding sequence ATGGCACGCTGCACGCATACCGACCAGATCCAGGATGTATCGCCGAACACCATCGGCTGCGAAGAATGCCTGAAGATCGGCGGCTCCTGGGTTCATCTGCGGCTGTGCCTCTCATGCGGCCATGTGGGCTGCTGCGACGCGTCCATTGGCAAGCACGCGACCAAGCACTTTCGCGCGACCGACCATCCGATCATGCAGTCGATTGAGCCCGGCGAAAGCTGGGGCTGGTGCTACGTCGACGAAGTTGGTCTCGAATTCGAATAA
- a CDS encoding STAS domain-containing protein, producing the protein MDRIPILKVGDCLLVTIQVDMHDELAMSLQQDLTSQISRYASRGVLIDISSLEIVDSFIGRMLANIAAMSRVLDAQTVLTGMQPAVAITLVELGMSLPGIKTALNVERGMQLLAEYIGDNRELEEADGVEV; encoded by the coding sequence ATGGACCGCATCCCGATCCTCAAGGTTGGAGATTGTCTGCTGGTCACCATCCAGGTAGACATGCACGACGAACTGGCGATGAGCCTGCAGCAAGACTTGACGTCGCAGATCTCCAGGTACGCATCCCGTGGTGTCCTGATCGATATCTCGTCGCTTGAGATCGTCGATTCCTTTATCGGGCGCATGCTGGCGAACATCGCAGCCATGTCCCGCGTGCTGGATGCGCAGACCGTCCTCACCGGCATGCAGCCGGCGGTGGCCATCACACTGGTGGAACTTGGCATGTCTTTGCCAGGCATCAAGACCGCACTGAACGTGGAGCGCGGCATGCAGCTGCTGGCTGAGTACATCGGCGACAATCGCGAGCTGGAAGAAGCTGATGGCGTTGAAGTCTGA